In Eupeodes corollae chromosome 3, idEupCoro1.1, whole genome shotgun sequence, a single genomic region encodes these proteins:
- the LOC129948870 gene encoding uncharacterized protein LOC129948870, whose product MSFENKHFLIIIWLLLPPILMTFSKENNQAIDTPTNIGSLSDDEISYALSELSFDDLNNLSKLIDVLSQETSISDENEFKSRQERSDEQSRYKRESSDTSAKQNENSLISNNVNQGYIRQLEESFPNIIDQPNQGEEKDKPLIRVKRD is encoded by the exons atgtcttttgaaaacaaacattttttaatcataATTTGGCTTCTGTTACCTCCGATTCTAATGACGTTTTCTAAAGAAAATAACCAAGCAATTG ATACTCCTACCAATATTGGTTCTTTGAGTGACGATGAAATATCATATGCACTGAGTGAACTTTCGTTTGAtgacttaaataatttaagtaaacttATTGATGTTCTTAGCCAAGAAAC ttcaataagtgatgaaaatgaattcaaatCACGACAGGAAAGGTCAG atgAACAGTCAAGATACAAACGTGAAAGTTCTGATACTTCTGCTAAACAAAACGAGAAT agcTTAATTTCCAACAATGTGAATCAAGGATACATTCGACAACTTGAAGAATCTTTTCCAAACATCATTGACCAACCGAATCAAGGAGAAGAAAAAGATAAACCTCTTATTCGAGTAAAACGagactaa